The following are from one region of the Oscarella lobularis chromosome 3, ooOscLobu1.1, whole genome shotgun sequence genome:
- the LOC136184332 gene encoding cytochrome c oxidase subunit 4 isoform 2, mitochondrial-like — protein MFRFASRRRFGISASLRNARASLTEPAPLRPIDAAVSESAELKALREKAKGAWKNLTKEEKITLYRASFPQTFAEMKAPTGEWKKVLGGVTLGVAAGIAFFSLLRLTVGPTKPHTLNPEWQAATEEKMRAQLANPISGLSSKPAPKAA, from the exons ATGTTTCGCTTTgcctctcgacgtcgatttgggaTCTCCGCGTCTCTTCGCAATGCGCGAGCGTCGCTCACCGAACCGGCGCCCCTTCGGCCGATCGACGCTGCCGTGTCAGAAAGCGCCGAATTGAAGGCTCTGCGCGAAAAGGCGAAGGGTGCGTGGAAAAATCTAacaaaggaagaaaaaataacCC TCTACCGCGCCTCGTTTCCTCAAACGTTCGCCGAAATGAAAGCGCCGACGGGCGAATGGAAGAAAGTTTTAGGCGGCGTGACGCTGGGAGTGGCTGCAGGCATAGCTTTTTTCTCCCTCCTGCGACTAACAG TGGGACCGACGAAGCCTCACACACTCAACCCAGAGTGGCAGGCAGCAACTGAGGAGAAAATGAGAGCTCAACTCGCCAACCCCATTTCGGGTCTGTCGAGCAAGCCGGCACCAAAGGCAGCATAG
- the LOC136184316 gene encoding anaphase-promoting complex subunit 4-like, whose product MAQAKGFRVVSDKATSQNVVLMRISPKMDLIALGFETGDVSLHRLAWHRVWMHTSHKNGEPNRESPPPKPGAIAWRPDGRSLAIGWNDGNVTQHDIETGHRRKEKTTKFDSPIVYMNWQRHRVSNETRSLYRTDEPTSLLDLPPLEAEDDSKTNEDDDDDDDDRSVDDDPSVLVVLEEAGKFSFSFMGEFVFCSLFASNPLCGAVSADGRHLTIVGVEDSRLSVGRYRSDLIGSRGAELAHLTVQYKNIGRLLAYMESSIGAMHDAWDNILVQLDGKLGKFADSLSPPKTFQGEFLSLLTRGVMSLELQSFLLNDLTERSLKKFGTSIQTSYTSILKLALGNLTVAGQQMIAQLSHLLGMARWYEQFGVLGLADNLVNACLHRAGSLMLKIEELNHVIKTSVRNLDSFFKLLYKAFLQLQDVPTQRVVEVLNFSDMDVLHVADFLTEELKSEGSLKLERVGQYLQNSDLVKRIDIPSAASRGMAVGWTDFMKGKGKDVFFQDLPGKSLVQCLSALRGGIDIMFKEVGRVVNGSVHSIGVHDICDVRGIEPCVSVLVTDSTEELAVIEPGGERVLLIRRKDSGEGSGLRFARLDVGDRKVSRVSFYGSKGLGLIFDGKEERRRQDFGLLSLDGIETTGRVESGCTESDAIDVSANVGQLHQLPRFESATRLCLGVERGVAAVFSRKDRRVVVLDLEVELSSSDEDEDDEDKDDDER is encoded by the coding sequence ATGGCTCAAGCGAAGGGATTTCGTGTCGTCTCGGACAAGGCGACGTCTCAAAACGTCGTCCTAATGCGCATATCACCCAAAATGGATCTAATCGCGCTGGGATTCGAAACGGGCGACGTATCTCTCCACCGTCTCGCCTGGCATCGCGTCTGGATGCATACGAGTCACAAGAACGGCGAGCCGAACcgcgaatcgccgccgccgaagccgGGCGCAATCGCTTGGCGTCCCGACGGCCGATCGCTCGCAATCGGCTGgaacgacggcaacgtgacGCAGCACGACATCGAAACGGGtcatcgtcgaaaagaaaaaacgacgaaattcgatTCGCCGATCGTCTACATGAACTGGCAGCGCCATCGCGTGTCGAACGAAACGCGGTCGCTCTATCGCACCGACGAACCGACCTCCCTACTCGATCTCCCGCCCCTCGAAGCCGAAGACGAttcaaaaacgaacgaagacgacgacgacgacgacgacgatcgaagcgtcgacgacgatcccagcgttctcgtcgttctcgaagaGGCGGGAAAATTCAGCTTTTCGTTCATGGGcgaattcgttttctgttcCCTATTCGCTTCGAATCCGCTCTGCGGTGCCGTCTCGGCGGACGGACGTCACTTGACGATCGTCGGAGTCGAAGATTCTCGTCTCTCCGTCGGTCGATACCGAAGCGATCTGATCGGTTCGCGTGGCGCCGAGCTCGCTCATCTGACTGTACAATATAAGAATATAGGACGTCTTCTGGCCTATATGGAATCGAGCATTGGAGCCATGCACGACGCTTGGGATAACATTCTCGTGCAGCTCGACGGCAAGCTCGGCAAGTTTGCCGACTCCctgtcgccgccgaagacgTTCCAAGGCGAATTTCTGTCTCTTCTCACCCGCGGCGTGATGAGTCTCGAACTCCAGtcatttcttttgaacgATCTCACGGAACGATCGCTGAAGAAATTCGGCACTTCTATACAGACGTCCTACACGTCGATACTCAAATTGGCGTTGGGGAACTTGACCGTCGCCGGACAGCAGATGATCGCTCAATTGAGCCATCTCCTCGGGATGGCGCGCTGGTACGAGCAGTTTGGCGTCCTCGGCTTGGCCGATAATCTCGTCAACGCGTGCCTGCATCGAGCGGGATCGCTCATGttgaaaatcgaagaattgAATCACGTCATCAAGACGAGCGTTCGAAATTTGGATTCGTTTTTCAAGCTTCTCTACAAGGCCTTTCTTCAACTGCAGGATGTGCCCACGCAGAGGGTCGTCGAAGTGCTCAATTTCAGCGATATGGACGTTCTACacgtcgccgattttctcaCCGAGGAACTCAAATCCGAGGGATCTCTCAAACTCGAGAGAGTCGGTCAATATTTGCAAAATAGCGACCTGGTGAAACGTATCGATattccgtcggcggcgtcgcgtgGGATGGCCGTCGGCTGGACGGACTTTATGAAGGGCAAAGGCAaggacgttttctttcaggaTCTTCCCGGAAAGTCGCTTGTTCAGTGTCTGTCTGCGTTGCGCGGAGGCATCGATATCATGTTCAAGGAAGTTGGTCGTGTTGTGAACGGGTCGGTGCACTCGATTGGCGTGCACGACATTTGCGACGTTCGCGGGATTGAGCCGTGCGTTTCCGTGCTAGTGACCGACTCGACGGAGGAGTTAGCAGTCATTGAACCGGGCGGAGAAAGAGTGCTACTTATTCGCCGCAAAGACAGCGGTGAGGGATCTGGGTTGAGGTTTGCTCGACTTGACGTTGGGGATCGGAAAGTTAGTCGCGTTTCTTTCTACGGCAGCAAAGGTTTGGGCTTGATTTTTGACGGCAAAGAGGAGAGACGTAGACAAGATTTTGGCTTGCTGTCATTGGATGGGATTGAGACGACAGGACGCGTCGAAAGCGGATGCACCGAGAGCGACGCCATCGACGTTAGTGCAAATGTTGGACAACTGCATCAGTTGCCTCGATTTGAATCGGCTACGAGACTGTGTCTCGGCGTGGAAAGAGGCGTGGCTGCCGTGTTCTCACGCAAGGACCGACGAGTGGTCGTACTAGATTTAGAAGTTGAGCTCTCGAGCtccgacgaggacgaagacgacgaggacaaagacgatgacgaaagaTGA
- the LOC136184317 gene encoding serine/threonine-protein kinase Nek11-like, giving the protein MPLPKKLPASARSDAPPSRRIVADRYRVERRLGSGNFGTAHLVVDLQAGGDLKVLKEIPFEEVQAGETVAAAREAKLLSKLDHPHIVKFHDSFLDGEYFYIVTEYCEGGDLDGKIKKWRESGKEFDDKLILAWFIQLVMAVQYLHDRRVLHRDLKTRNIFLKNNVIKLGDFGISRILLGSTEMATTFAGTPYYMSPEVLKHEMYNSKSDIWSLGVVLYELCCLKHAFGGKSLMDVMNSIVYGRPPALPPRCHPSLNKLFSSMLEKDPQLRPGAVEILRDKYISAHMQSLLFEMAGDSVSEAKADKDAKEIASALGPPKRRKKSKTGEPKVKSPPPPPRSMTPRERSLAKKKQKADEEAAKRKDLAKQILIENQRRYSASKKAAYVPPWVKENPDVFSDADFSVTPLPDSLGETATRASAASEMSASSELAATEVSPSSSGSKTSPRVAWQEIPEDPLEAETYYTQRDSFEVASESDEEEDEYFALVDCLQDALNLSERDCKSPTLPEEEESIIPTSQEQKMEKMKADAKKLLGEEQFQKVYKFLRVARCGDAQAGKAPITDERFIQSELSRICKEPRNCFLVDQLIFMEMIK; this is encoded by the exons ATGCCACTGCCTAAGAAGCTTCCGGCGTCGGCACGCAGCGACGCGCCGCCTTCGCGTCGCATCGTTGCGGATCGCTAtcgcgtcgaacgtcgccttGGAAGCGGAAACTTCGGCACGGCGCATCTCGTTGTCGATTTGCAAGCGGGCGGCGACCT CAAAGTTCTAAAAGAGATCCCTTTCGAAGAAGTTCAAGCGGGAGAAACGGTCGCAGCGGCGCGAGAGGCGAAGTTATTGTCGAAA CTCGATCATCCACATATCGTCAAGTTTCACGATAGCTTCCTCGACGGTGAATACTTCTACATTGTGACCGAGTACTGTGAG GGTGGGGATCTTGATGGAAAGATTAAGAAGTGGAGAGAGAGCGGAAAGGAGTTTGACGACAAATTGATATTGGCTTGGTTTATTCAGCTTGTCATGGCCGTTCAGTATCTTCACGACAG GAGAGTTCTTCATCGAGATTTGAAGACAAG GAATATTTTTCTTAAAAATAACGTTATTAAATTGG GTGATTTTGGAATATCTCGAATTTTATTGGGTTCAACGGAAATGGCAACGACTTTCGCCGGCACTCCTTACTACATGAGCCCAGAAGTACTCAAGCACGAGATGTATAATTCAAAATCGGATATCTG GTCTTTGGGAGTCGTTTTGTACGAATTGTGTTGTCTCAAACACGCTTTTGGTGGAAAGAGTCTCATGGACGTAATGAATAGCATTGTGTACGGCCGACCTCCCGCATTGCCACCGCGATGTCATCCTAGCCTCAACAAGCTATTTTCATC GATGCTCGAAAAGGATCCTCAGTTAAGACCAGGGGCTGTTGAGATTTTGAGAGACAAATACATCAGTGCCCACATGCAG TCATTACTTTTTGAAATGGCTGGCGATAGCGTATCCGAGGCTAAGGCTGATAAGGACGCGAAGGAAATTGCTTCTGCTTT GGGGCCTCcgaaaagaaggaagaaaagtaAAACTGGTGAGCCTAAAGtgaaatcgccgccgccgccacctcgATCCATGACTCCAAG GGAGAGGTCATtggcaaagaagaagcaaaaagccgacgaagaagcggcgaaacgaaa AGATCTTGCAAAACAGATTCTGatagaaaatcaaagaagatATTCAGCAAGCAAAAAAGCTGCA TACGTTCCTCCGTGGGTAAAAGAAAATCCCGATGTCTTCAGTGATGCTGACTTCTCTGTTACTCCTTTGCCCGACTCTCTGGGAGAAACGGCAACTCGGGCATCGGCTGCGTCAGAGATGTCTGCCTCATCGGAATTAGCTGCAACCGAAGTTTCTCCTTCATCGAGCGGATCCAAGACATCGCCAAGAGTAGCATGGCAAG AAATTCCTGAAGATCCTTTGGAAGCTGAAACATATTACACGCaa AGAGACAGCTTTGAAGTTGCTAGTGAATCTGAT gaagaggaagacgaataTTTTGCTTTGGTTGACTGTCTTCAAGACGCGCTCAATTTGAGCGAAAGGG ATTGTAAGTCGCCAACGCTGCCTGAAGAAGAGGAGTCGATCATTCCAACAAGTCAGGAACAGAAGatggaaaaaatgaaagc TGATGCGAAAAAGTTGCTTGGTGAAGAGCAATTTCAGAAAGTGTATAAGTTTCTACGCGTCGCTCGTTGTGGCGATGCGCAGGCTGGCAAAGCGCCGATAACTGATGAGCGATTCATTCAGAGTGAGTTGAGTAGGATATGTAAGGAACCGAGAAAttgttttctcgtcgatcaacTGATTTTTATGGAAATGATTAAATAG